GGTATAGTCCAACCTAGCTTCACGGAATTTCAGGAAGTCAGTTGGGAAGACGTTTCCTTCTGCGTTGTCGGGTCCAAAGTGAGAACGGTAATATTGATCGATATTTGTCGCGATGACATCGTTCTTGCGGAATGTTCCATCCGGATTTTGCAATACTCCGTTTCCTATAATTCCGCTATATCTTCCAGGCAAGGTATTTCTTGTTTTACCTTGTTCTGCCAATTTATAATGAGTGAGCGAATGAGCTACTCCACCCCATTGGGTATCAAACAATAGGTTTAATTTTAGGCCTCTATAATTGAAGGTATTTCCGAAACTTAACTTTCCTTTTGGGTAATTATTTCCTAAAGGAATTAAATAGTTGGTTAGTTTTGCATAACCTGTTCTTTCATCATAGATGATTTGTCCATCTGGGGCACGCAAATATCCCAGACCGAACATATCGCCCATACTTCCTCCGACATGTCCAATGATTTGACCTAATCCTATGGATCTTGCTTGGATAACAATTGAACTATCGGATAGCTCAAGTATTTTATTTCTGTTGGCGGTATAAGTGACCAGCGATGACCAGCTGAAATTAGCATTTTTGATCTGATTGGTATTTAATGCTATTTCAAGTCCGGTATTTTGAACTTCACCGACATTCATGATAAATCTATTCACCCCAGAAGATGCATCCACTATTCTTCTTAGATGTTGATTGAATGAATTTGCTTTATATACGGAAACATCTAAATTGACTTTATTTTTGAACAGTCTAATATCAGCCCCGAATTCCAATGAGTTAGTTTTCAATGGTTTCAACAATGGATTAACTAATAGGTGCGGGTTTGTCAATGAACCACCGATAAGTGGATTTCCAACCTGGTAGGTAAAATTCGTTAAGTATGGTGTTTGTGCACCGGAACCAGTTCCTGCAATGGAAGCTCTAATTTTTGCAAAGGAGATTATCTCTGGCAGATTTGCGATTTCCGAAATCACAAAAGACCCATTTAATGAAGGGTAAAAAAAGTTGACCTTTTTATCAGGAAATGCAGAAGAATGCAAAGTACTTGTCCAATCCATCCGCGCTGTTGCATCCAAAAAAAGAAATTCTCGGTAAGCAGCAGTCATCAATCCATAAAAGGAATTGGTTTCAAATTTTTCTATTCTCTGCTTACTTCTAACGCCATATTTAGAATTGCTATGGTTGAACTCTCCAGGAAAGGTAAGTCCATCAGATGCCAACTCATCTCTTCTATATTCATTTGCCAATGTAGCCCCTCCAGCAGTGATAGAAAAATCGAAGTCTTTGTTAATTTCCTTTTGATAGCGCAATAAAAAATCTGCATTGGTTTCTTTTCCAAAAATGGCTTGAGTTCTATGGCTACCTTCTGGCAATCTTGATCCAGCATCATATGGCCTATTTTGAAATCTATTCTCAGTAGACAAATCCATAGATGCCCTCAATAGCAGACTTAATTCTTTAGTGAATTGATACGTTGTTTGCGCATTACCTGTAATTACATGGCGATTGTTTGAATTGATGAATTCATTGACAATGGCATAAGGATTTTCAGGATATGAACTAAAAGGATATTTGATTCGTTCATTTTCTTTTCCTTTAACCCAATAGTCTTTTAGACCATTGATGTCCGAACTTGGCTGCCAAAAGATATACCAATACATCAGAGATTGGTTTCCATAGCCTGATCCCGGCAAATTATCACTCCAACGGTTATTATAATTCACCTTTGTATTGATCTGGAGTTTATCAGAAACTCTTGAATTCACTGAAATTGCAAAAGTATTTCGTTTATAGCCTGTATTAGGCACGATCCATTTGTTTTGGACATTTGTTGCTGAGAATCTCGCTGTTGTTTTGTCGGTGCTACCGTCAATACTTACGGAATTGGTATATGTTCTACCCACATCAAAAAAAGCATTAACACCATTTTTTCCTGAATATGCTCTCCATGGTGTTCGTTCTAGTCCTACAGTTTGCGTTTTGGGATCGTACTGAAAGAATTTTTGACCATCGAATTTTGGACCATATGCAGAACTTGTTCCTGCAGTGCTATGCCCATCTTCTGAGGGACCATAAGAATAATGCGCAGAACCACCCAATCCTTGCCCATACTCATATTGCAATGCTGGAGATCTATTCATGCTTTCAAAAGAGACATTGGAATTTACCGTTACGCCTATCCCTTTATCTTTTTTAGAACCAGATTTTGTGGTGATAACGATTGCACCATTTGCTGCGCGCTGTCCATAAAGTGCAGCAGCACCCGGGCCTTTAAGCACGGTAATGGTCTCAATATCTTCAGGGTTGATATCATCCATTCCTGAGCCATAATCGACAGGCATATTTTCAGAACTCACACCATATGCATTATCAGAATCCAAGGCAGACCTGCGGCCAGAGCCACCATTGACCATTACTCCATCTACAATAATCAGAGCTTCATTCTCACCTGTAATATTGTTTTCCCCACGAAGTATGATTTTGGTTGTTCCAACAGGACCTGCATTTGAACGCATAAGGTTCAAACCCGCGACTTTTCCTGATAATGCATCCATCCAATTACTGGATAAAGCTTCAGTTAATTGTTCTCCTTTAACTGTTGTAGTTGAATAGCCTAGAGCTTTTTCATCTCGTTTAATTCCTAAAGCGGTAACTACAACTTCATCTATTGATTCGTCAAGAGGAGACAATTCAACTCTAATGTTATTTTTATTTGCCTTAATTGAAGACTGTACATATCCTATTCTTTTGAAGGATATTTCTGTACCTTTAATTACTTCCTTTTGAAATACCCCACTCGCATTCGTAGATCCTACTTGTCTATTTCCTACCATTATACTTACCCCTTCGATAGGTTCACCAGATGATTTGTCAACAACAGTAAGTCGAATATCGATCAATTGCTGATCTTTTTGAACCACTTGGAGGTAAGGCAAGTGGCTGGATGCCAAGCTTTCCCCATTTGCATTTAGCAAGAGAGCAAGCAAAGGCACGCAAAATTTCATTGAAGTTTTACTCATTTATAAGAGTATTTACTTAACTATTGCGACAAATTTAATCTTAATGGATAATATTATGATTAAATAAACGTTGGTAAATTGATAATAAATGGTTAAAATTATATTAAGAGAAATATATTATTTACATAAGAAAAAAGAGCGACATTTGAATTAATGTCGCTCTTCTGTATGTTGAATTATTTAATTTTATCTGGTTTTTACAGGTCGCTGTCCATAATGTCTGTCTCTTTCAAATGTTGACATATGGCGTTCTTTTTTGGCGGGATAAATATCATCCAAAGTAATCATAATACCTGTTTCTTCCACTTCTCCAAACTCATTATTTTGGGCAGTACCAAAGACTCTCATGGTTGGAGAAAGGTTCATATAGGTATTGATTAAAGGCGGAATATTTTCATCCAATTCTCTAATTCTTGTATTTAATACTTTGTAACCTTCTTTGTATTCAAGTCCATCAAAAATCCCTTCGTATTTCGAGATATCCGTTTTATAACCTAAATATAAATCCTCCACAGGATGAACCAAATTATCTTTATCCGGGAAATAGTGATTCATGAAATAGATTAATAAATCTCTTGCTTCGGGATTATAATGCGGATACATGGTAACTTTTCCGAAGAGATATTTCACATCGGGGTTTAAAAGTACCAATGCACCTAATCCATCCCATAAATTATCCAGAGAAAAAATACCCTTTCTATTATCTATCGCTGGTTGGTATTTAGGTTGCACCCATGATCTTCCTAATTCTATAGTATAAGGAAGGAAGTCTTTTTTGAATTGTTCTGTAAAATCGAAATAATGAGCGGTTGACAAATGGAGTTCACCATTATTATCAGCAGCTTGGTCACATTTTATTACTCTGTAACCTGCGATTATTTCTTCATCTTCAGGGTTCCATGCGATTAATTGGTCGTAATTGTGTTCGGAAGTGTCATTTTCATCGATATCCAATGGCAGTCCTGTACCGCCACCAGCACCTCTAAAAGTAAGTTCCCTTAATCTACCAATCTCACGCATGATATTTGGTGCGGTATGATAATTTACTAGGTATACTTCGTTGCTACCATTGTTGGTATAGCGTACGAAAGCCTCCTTAGTAAGTTCTTTCTTAATTAGATCTCTATCTACCGGTTGAATTATTTCTTGCATAAATTATTTTTTACCATCGGCCATGGCATAAACCACATCTTTTACTTCAGCAGCCCATTGACGTTCGTTTTTACTGGTGTCGAAATGGGTATAAGGAATTTTCTTCCCAATTCTGATTGTTATATCTTTACCTCTTTGTGAGAACAACTCATCGGGTAAATATAACATTTCAATATTTGCTTTCAACCCTAATTTCTGTCTTATTCTTGCTAGATTATAAAAGAAGTTTGAATTTCTGCCCTCAATATACACAGGAACAATATCTTTTTTATATTTTTTTGCTTTACTGATAAAGCTTTTTTTCCATTCAAGGTCGACAACTTTTCCATTAATCTTTCTAGACACAAGTCCTGCTGGGAATACAAGTAAGGCATGATCGGATGCATAAGCATTTTCAATTGCAGCGATCCCCGATTTACTTTGTCCACCGATTTTGTTCACAGGTACGAATAGAGGTTCCAGGTTACGGACATTCATAAGGATATCATTTACCAAGAACTTGACATCTTTACGATATTTGCCAATTACCTGCATAAATGCTACTCCATCCAATCCGCCTAGTGGGTGATTTGAAGCAAAGATGACGCTATCTTCCAAAGGAATATTTTCCGCTCCTTCTAAATGCACATTTACCTGAAGCTCTTTCAGCAATGAGTCCACAAAGTCTAAGCCCATATCATCATGATACGTAGTCATGATGTAATTAATCTCGTCTTCGTGCAAGGTTCTCTTTAAATAACTCATTAATGGCTTAGGTATCCATTTGGCTAAACCTGGACTTTTCTTACGTATTACTTCCCTGATTTCAATAAACTTATCTTGCTCTAGTAAGCCCATATACTATACTACTCTTTAATAAAAGTTGTGTAAAATTACATAATTAGTTTTAAGATGAGTAAAACATCTTTTTATTTATATCAAATTTAATATTTTCGTTACCTTAGCAATTAAGGGATAATTAAACTAAAATTAAACGTTTTTTGTTTATTGTAGTTTAATAAATAAAAGGAATCATGTATATCGGAGAAAACATATCAACGCTTTATACCGAAGTTCACCCGAACGATTCGGTTTCTGCTACGTTGGACAAAGTCAATGAGCTCCATTTTCATCAACTGCCAGTGGTCAAAGGAAAGGAATATTTGGGATTGATCACCGAAGAAGACCTGCTATCTGCAGAAGATGAAGATACATTAATCAAAGAAATGAAATTCACTTTTCCTTTCATTTACTTATATGACTATCAA
The Sphingobacterium daejeonense genome window above contains:
- a CDS encoding GNAT family N-acetyltransferase, whose translation is MQEIIQPVDRDLIKKELTKEAFVRYTNNGSNEVYLVNYHTAPNIMREIGRLRELTFRGAGGGTGLPLDIDENDTSEHNYDQLIAWNPEDEEIIAGYRVIKCDQAADNNGELHLSTAHYFDFTEQFKKDFLPYTIELGRSWVQPKYQPAIDNRKGIFSLDNLWDGLGALVLLNPDVKYLFGKVTMYPHYNPEARDLLIYFMNHYFPDKDNLVHPVEDLYLGYKTDISKYEGIFDGLEYKEGYKVLNTRIRELDENIPPLINTYMNLSPTMRVFGTAQNNEFGEVEETGIMITLDDIYPAKKERHMSTFERDRHYGQRPVKTR
- a CDS encoding 1-acyl-sn-glycerol-3-phosphate acyltransferase translates to MGLLEQDKFIEIREVIRKKSPGLAKWIPKPLMSYLKRTLHEDEINYIMTTYHDDMGLDFVDSLLKELQVNVHLEGAENIPLEDSVIFASNHPLGGLDGVAFMQVIGKYRKDVKFLVNDILMNVRNLEPLFVPVNKIGGQSKSGIAAIENAYASDHALLVFPAGLVSRKINGKVVDLEWKKSFISKAKKYKKDIVPVYIEGRNSNFFYNLARIRQKLGLKANIEMLYLPDELFSQRGKDITIRIGKKIPYTHFDTSKNERQWAAEVKDVVYAMADGKK
- a CDS encoding SusC/RagA family TonB-linked outer membrane protein, with protein sequence MSKTSMKFCVPLLALLLNANGESLASSHLPYLQVVQKDQQLIDIRLTVVDKSSGEPIEGVSIMVGNRQVGSTNASGVFQKEVIKGTEISFKRIGYVQSSIKANKNNIRVELSPLDESIDEVVVTALGIKRDEKALGYSTTTVKGEQLTEALSSNWMDALSGKVAGLNLMRSNAGPVGTTKIILRGENNITGENEALIIVDGVMVNGGSGRRSALDSDNAYGVSSENMPVDYGSGMDDINPEDIETITVLKGPGAAALYGQRAANGAIVITTKSGSKKDKGIGVTVNSNVSFESMNRSPALQYEYGQGLGGSAHYSYGPSEDGHSTAGTSSAYGPKFDGQKFFQYDPKTQTVGLERTPWRAYSGKNGVNAFFDVGRTYTNSVSIDGSTDKTTARFSATNVQNKWIVPNTGYKRNTFAISVNSRVSDKLQINTKVNYNNRWSDNLPGSGYGNQSLMYWYIFWQPSSDINGLKDYWVKGKENERIKYPFSSYPENPYAIVNEFINSNNRHVITGNAQTTYQFTKELSLLLRASMDLSTENRFQNRPYDAGSRLPEGSHRTQAIFGKETNADFLLRYQKEINKDFDFSITAGGATLANEYRRDELASDGLTFPGEFNHSNSKYGVRSKQRIEKFETNSFYGLMTAAYREFLFLDATARMDWTSTLHSSAFPDKKVNFFYPSLNGSFVISEIANLPEIISFAKIRASIAGTGSGAQTPYLTNFTYQVGNPLIGGSLTNPHLLVNPLLKPLKTNSLEFGADIRLFKNKVNLDVSVYKANSFNQHLRRIVDASSGVNRFIMNVGEVQNTGLEIALNTNQIKNANFSWSSLVTYTANRNKILELSDSSIVIQARSIGLGQIIGHVGGSMGDMFGLGYLRAPDGQIIYDERTGYAKLTNYLIPLGNNYPKGKLSFGNTFNYRGLKLNLLFDTQWGGVAHSLTHYKLAEQGKTRNTLPGRYSGIIGNGVLQNPDGTFRKNDVIATNIDQYYRSHFGPDNAEGNVFPTDFLKFREARLDYTLSKKLTQKINVNRATVGIYGRDLFIWTKWPAFDPEFGTLDGPDVVKGFEIAQFPSTRTFGFNLIVGF